The following are encoded together in the Phycisphaerae bacterium genome:
- a CDS encoding DEAD/DEAH box helicase family protein, with protein MARKSRSHYHTPLLFSLESGDTAVALEDPSPQQEGDSHALQDDHSRTAASEHEVARDAPLRSDAASGHGVTCDSAEGAARGAEGAARHDANRHRIESGIERGDGDRGHGDGESFAGRVSAGRAGGTVAGRRDGVRPKSHVARLKWSRSPTLWDLPGEETHEDAIGQAVHGEHSESQVSYSTESNEQHHATQSAIPNDTAPAPVVQFAGGEKEKARDILAAIRTLQQIEREKRPASFEEKQVLARFPGFGPVALSIFPDPVTGRYKNAGWQVLGEELQALLSPAEYDSAKRTTFNAFYTSPTVIGAIHDAIKRLGVPDNAQILEPGCGSGNFMSQGGGRHCFIGVELDSISGRIARALHPEHDIRIENFRDTKLPEGRVGAVVGNVPFADIKLEYDGKRLSLHDYFLAKSVDALNPGGVMAMVTTHFTLDKQNAAIREYLASKADFVGAIRLPSDAFKREGTNVVTDILFFRKRAPGDPEHHADPDWLGVAPLAIDGLEIPINRYFLNHPEMVLGDWSRKDTLYGGEGYSVRGNGDLTAKLKDAIRQLPEFAPTHTDHATEKHAPEFTPPPPEKHINEGSFFVGADQAINQLVSRQAVPVVYGGKTLKATGALTGRRMAALIGLRDCARRVLQSQNEDWPVEHRDEARRELNRVYDRFVRAYGPINKTTFGETRDGSVIRRRPNLVKFIEDPDAMLVMSLEEYDEVTGKAAKAAIMTKDVVGRTPPVTNVASAEEGLLVSLNQRGRVDLPFIAELYDKPEQQIIEELGDLIYRDPESKQWKTADEYLSGNVRHKLAVAEKAGPTFARNAEALRRVQPEDVLPGDIDANLGAPWIPASDIQAFAAQLFHVSPEAVPVAHLEKDAVWSFDAGYAAKQSVAATSDYGTERANGTWLLELALNMKSPTIYDVIDRGDKEERVVNQEETMAAREKQKQIKERFRAWVFTDHERTERLVRIYNDTYNNLRPRLFDGSHLDFPGMNQTIQLRPHQTAAVWRGMSSGNTLLAHVVGAGKTFTMAATGMKMKQAGLIKKPMYVVPNHLLEQFSREFMQLYPNAKLLVATKEDLRRDRRKLLTAKIASGDWDGILVTHSSFERIGMSRDYQEEFLVEQIAEYDQLLIEHAAAKGSNRNIIKQIEKQKAARVERLKKLLAQEKKDDGLVFDELGVDHVFIDEAHYFKNLETPTKMDRVAGIQTGGSERAFDVFMKASYLGEQHPGHGVTFATGTPVSNTMVEMYTMQRFLDPAGLESRGLEHFDAWAATFGEVIDTMEISPDGASLRPRSRFAKFTNLPELQQMFRAFSDVQTAEMLKLPTPKLETGKAIVVACPMSDEQHALQDELVKRYERLRRDKVDPREDNALAITTDGRKLALDARMLSATAPDFPGSKINRLVENVHDIWQRTADTRGTQMIFCDMGVRTTPWGYSAYDDVTEKLIAAGIPREQIAAIGDADSDAKKQALFEKVRNGSVRVLVGSTQKMGTGTNVQQRLVALHHLDAPWKPAEVEQREGRILRQGNTNEEVAVYRYVTEGSFDAYMWQALETKARFIGQVITGDNAARRAEDVGGQELSYAEVKAIASGNPAVLTLAEADAELQRLALLKKNHVDEQYIARRSVRDLPERIARLNERISKLTADQSTAVAHARDPVMINRREYAKDEAVAALGAQLDKLPRDVREEQRFPIGTYRGLRFGLVLHRDFAPDAYIEGETTRDDRLIRGSHGPRAVLNALERLCNAYGNEIAGVRQDLSIAESQLRDYQHRIGKPFVHEPYQTELAALRDRLKASLAGIPSHVGSDASPDPASEPPLSTAELAERIKALKAAHTIDAAPVRTTTRRLDAEVPVTARIRRRSADLSTEPVPPDDAAADFHPNDFKLSTHSDLPSKVHENLDGTIRLLQQRRSERPATPSQPWKRR; from the coding sequence ATGGCCCGGAAGTCGCGATCGCATTATCACACCCCATTATTGTTTTCGCTCGAGAGCGGCGACACAGCGGTTGCACTCGAAGACCCATCGCCACAACAGGAAGGAGACTCCCATGCCCTACAAGACGATCATTCTCGAACTGCTGCAAGCGAACACGAAGTTGCACGAGACGCTCCGCTGCGGTCGGATGCTGCTTCCGGTCACGGAGTCACTTGCGATAGCGCTGAAGGCGCGGCACGAGGTGCTGAAGGAGCAGCTCGCCACGACGCAAACCGGCATCGAATCGAGTCAGGCATCGAGCGCGGCGATGGAGATCGCGGTCACGGAGATGGAGAATCGTTTGCAGGCCGCGTTTCCGCCGGACGGGCAGGTGGAACTGTCGCTGGACGACGCGATGGCGTTCGTCCGAAGTCTCACGTCGCACGCCTGAAATGGTCGCGCAGCCCGACGCTTTGGGATCTACCCGGCGAAGAAACGCACGAGGATGCAATTGGACAGGCCGTCCACGGCGAGCATTCCGAATCCCAAGTCAGTTATTCGACTGAATCAAACGAACAGCATCACGCCACTCAATCCGCAATTCCCAATGACACGGCACCGGCACCCGTCGTCCAGTTCGCCGGCGGCGAAAAGGAAAAGGCACGCGACATCCTCGCCGCCATTCGCACACTGCAACAAATCGAGCGGGAGAAGCGGCCGGCATCCTTTGAGGAAAAACAAGTCCTTGCCCGGTTCCCCGGCTTTGGCCCCGTGGCCCTATCGATCTTCCCCGACCCGGTGACGGGCCGCTACAAGAACGCCGGCTGGCAGGTGCTGGGCGAGGAACTGCAAGCGTTGCTTTCGCCCGCCGAGTACGACAGCGCCAAGCGAACCACGTTCAATGCCTTCTACACGTCGCCGACCGTAATAGGCGCGATTCACGATGCAATCAAACGGCTCGGCGTGCCCGACAATGCCCAGATTCTCGAACCCGGCTGCGGCAGCGGCAACTTCATGAGCCAGGGCGGTGGCCGGCACTGCTTCATCGGCGTCGAATTAGATTCCATATCCGGCCGCATCGCCCGGGCGCTGCATCCCGAACACGACATCCGCATCGAGAACTTCCGCGACACCAAGCTGCCGGAAGGCCGCGTCGGCGCCGTTGTCGGCAACGTGCCTTTCGCCGACATCAAGCTCGAATACGACGGTAAGCGGCTGTCGTTGCACGATTATTTCCTTGCCAAGTCGGTCGATGCCCTGAATCCCGGCGGTGTCATGGCAATGGTCACGACGCATTTTACCCTCGACAAGCAGAATGCAGCCATCCGTGAGTACCTCGCCTCGAAGGCGGATTTTGTCGGCGCGATCCGCTTGCCCTCCGACGCCTTCAAGCGCGAAGGCACGAACGTCGTCACCGACATCCTTTTCTTTCGCAAACGCGCCCCCGGCGACCCGGAACATCACGCCGACCCCGACTGGCTCGGCGTCGCGCCGCTTGCGATCGACGGCCTCGAAATTCCAATCAATCGCTACTTCCTCAATCACCCGGAGATGGTGCTGGGCGACTGGAGCCGTAAGGACACGCTTTACGGCGGGGAAGGGTACAGCGTCCGTGGCAACGGCGACCTCACCGCGAAACTCAAGGACGCGATCCGCCAATTGCCGGAATTCGCGCCGACCCATACGGATCATGCGACTGAGAAGCACGCCCCGGAGTTCACGCCGCCGCCACCCGAGAAGCATATCAACGAAGGCAGCTTCTTCGTCGGAGCGGATCAGGCGATCAATCAGCTTGTTAGCCGCCAGGCCGTGCCGGTCGTGTACGGCGGGAAGACACTCAAGGCAACCGGCGCGCTGACCGGCCGCAGAATGGCCGCACTGATCGGGCTGCGCGACTGCGCGAGACGCGTGCTTCAATCGCAAAACGAAGACTGGCCGGTCGAGCATCGCGACGAAGCGCGGCGCGAACTCAATCGCGTGTACGACCGTTTCGTCCGTGCCTACGGCCCGATTAACAAAACGACGTTCGGCGAGACCCGCGACGGCAGCGTCATCCGTCGTCGGCCCAACCTCGTGAAATTCATCGAAGACCCCGACGCGATGCTTGTCATGTCGCTGGAAGAGTATGACGAAGTCACCGGCAAGGCTGCCAAGGCCGCGATCATGACCAAGGACGTGGTCGGCCGGACGCCCCCCGTGACGAACGTCGCCAGCGCCGAGGAGGGATTGCTCGTTTCACTCAACCAACGGGGCAGGGTAGACCTGCCGTTCATCGCCGAGTTGTACGACAAGCCCGAACAGCAAATCATCGAAGAACTAGGCGATTTGATCTACCGCGACCCCGAATCGAAGCAGTGGAAGACGGCCGACGAGTACCTGTCAGGCAACGTCCGGCACAAGCTGGCCGTTGCCGAAAAGGCCGGGCCGACATTCGCACGAAACGCCGAGGCATTGCGCCGCGTGCAGCCCGAGGACGTGCTTCCCGGCGACATCGACGCCAATCTCGGCGCGCCGTGGATACCCGCGTCCGACATCCAGGCGTTCGCAGCCCAGTTGTTTCACGTTTCCCCGGAGGCCGTGCCCGTCGCGCATCTTGAGAAGGACGCGGTGTGGAGCTTCGACGCAGGTTACGCCGCCAAGCAATCCGTCGCCGCCACGTCTGATTACGGCACCGAACGCGCAAACGGCACATGGCTGCTGGAACTCGCACTCAACATGAAGTCGCCGACCATCTACGACGTGATTGACCGCGGCGACAAGGAAGAACGCGTCGTCAATCAGGAAGAGACGATGGCTGCCCGCGAGAAGCAGAAGCAGATCAAGGAGCGCTTCCGCGCCTGGGTGTTCACCGACCACGAACGCACCGAGCGGCTGGTCCGCATCTATAACGACACATACAACAACCTCCGTCCGCGCCTCTTCGACGGCTCGCACCTCGACTTCCCCGGCATGAACCAGACGATCCAATTGCGCCCGCATCAAACGGCGGCCGTCTGGCGCGGCATGAGTTCCGGCAACACGCTGCTAGCCCACGTCGTTGGCGCCGGCAAGACGTTCACGATGGCCGCGACAGGCATGAAGATGAAGCAGGCCGGACTCATCAAGAAACCGATGTACGTCGTGCCCAATCACCTGCTGGAGCAGTTCTCTCGCGAGTTCATGCAGCTCTACCCGAACGCGAAATTGCTCGTCGCCACCAAGGAAGACCTGCGCCGCGACCGCCGCAAGCTGCTGACTGCCAAGATCGCCAGTGGCGATTGGGATGGCATACTCGTGACGCATTCTTCGTTCGAGCGGATCGGCATGTCGCGGGATTACCAGGAGGAGTTCCTCGTTGAGCAGATCGCCGAGTACGACCAGTTGCTGATCGAACACGCCGCCGCCAAGGGATCGAATCGCAACATCATCAAGCAGATCGAGAAACAGAAGGCGGCGCGGGTCGAGCGGCTGAAGAAGTTGCTCGCCCAGGAGAAGAAGGACGACGGACTCGTGTTCGACGAATTGGGCGTCGATCATGTGTTCATCGATGAAGCGCATTATTTCAAAAATCTGGAGACGCCGACCAAGATGGACCGGGTCGCCGGCATTCAGACCGGCGGCAGTGAGCGCGCTTTCGACGTGTTCATGAAGGCGAGCTACCTGGGCGAGCAGCATCCCGGCCACGGCGTCACGTTCGCCACCGGCACGCCGGTCTCGAACACGATGGTCGAGATGTACACCATGCAGCGATTCCTTGACCCGGCCGGGTTGGAGAGCAGGGGCCTGGAACACTTCGACGCATGGGCGGCCACGTTCGGGGAAGTCATTGACACGATGGAGATTTCACCGGACGGCGCTTCGCTTCGGCCGCGCAGCCGGTTCGCCAAGTTCACTAACCTGCCGGAATTGCAGCAGATGTTCCGGGCCTTCTCCGACGTGCAGACAGCAGAAATGCTGAAACTCCCGACGCCGAAACTGGAAACCGGCAAGGCGATCGTCGTCGCCTGCCCCATGTCTGACGAACAGCACGCACTACAGGACGAGCTGGTCAAGCGGTATGAACGACTACGAAGGGACAAGGTGGACCCGCGCGAGGACAACGCGCTGGCCATCACGACCGACGGCCGCAAGCTGGCCCTCGATGCGCGGATGCTGTCGGCCACCGCACCCGACTTCCCCGGATCGAAGATCAACCGACTGGTCGAGAACGTCCACGACATCTGGCAGCGTACCGCCGACACGCGCGGCACGCAGATGATCTTCTGCGACATGGGCGTGCGTACGACGCCGTGGGGCTACTCGGCATATGACGACGTGACAGAAAAACTGATCGCTGCAGGCATCCCGCGCGAGCAGATTGCCGCCATCGGCGATGCCGATTCCGATGCCAAGAAACAGGCACTCTTCGAGAAAGTCCGTAACGGCTCCGTCCGCGTTTTAGTCGGCAGCACGCAGAAGATGGGCACCGGCACGAACGTTCAGCAGCGACTTGTCGCTTTGCACCATCTTGATGCCCCGTGGAAGCCGGCGGAAGTGGAGCAAAGGGAAGGCCGCATCCTCCGCCAGGGCAACACGAACGAAGAGGTTGCTGTCTATCGCTACGTCACCGAAGGCTCGTTCGACGCCTACATGTGGCAGGCCCTTGAAACCAAAGCCCGATTCATCGGCCAGGTCATCACCGGCGACAACGCTGCCCGCCGGGCCGAGGATGTCGGGGGGCAGGAACTTTCATACGCGGAAGTGAAGGCCATAGCCTCCGGCAACCCGGCGGTGCTGACGCTGGCTGAAGCCGACGCCGAGTTGCAGCGGCTAGCGCTTCTCAAAAAGAACCACGTCGATGAGCAGTACATCGCCCGCCGCAGCGTACGGGACTTGCCAGAGAGAATCGCCCGGCTCAACGAGCGGATATCCAAGCTCACGGCCGACCAATCGACCGCCGTCGCCCATGCCCGCGACCCGGTTATGATCAACAGGCGAGAGTATGCGAAGGACGAGGCCGTCGCTGCGCTGGGCGCGCAGTTGGACAAACTCCCGCGCGACGTGCGTGAAGAGCAGCGATTCCCGATCGGCACGTATCGCGGCCTGCGCTTCGGACTCGTGCTGCACCGGGACTTCGCGCCCGATGCGTACATTGAGGGGGAGACAACGCGCGACGACCGACTCATTCGCGGCAGCCACGGCCCGCGCGCTGTACTTAACGCTCTGGAGCGGCTGTGCAACGCCTACGGCAACGAGATTGCCGGTGTGAGGCAGGACCTGTCCATCGCCGAGTCCCAGCTACGGGATTACCAGCACCGGATCGGAAAGCCGTTCGTCCACGAGCCATACCAAACTGAATTGGCCGCACTGCGCGACCGGCTCAAGGCGAGCCTCGCCGGTATTCCATCGCACGTCGGCAGTGACGCATCACCTGATCCCGCTTCCGAGCCGCCGCTTTCGACCGCCGAACTGGCCGAGCGTATCAAGGCGCTCAAAGCCGCCCACACCATCGACGCCGCTCCCGTACGCACCACCACCCGCCGCCTCGACGCCGAGGTACCCGTCACGGCCCGTATCCGCCGACGCTCGGCTGATCTTTCTACCGAACCAGTACCGCCCGACGATGCCGCTGCCGATTTCCATCCGAATGACTTCAAGTTGAGCACTCATTCCGACCTACCGTCCAAAGTTCACGAGAACTTGGACGGAACAATTCGCCTTCTGCAACAGCGGCGGTCGGAGCGTCCCGCAACACCTTCTCAACCCTGGAAACGCAGATGA
- a CDS encoding TolC family protein — protein sequence MCHARVYCCRILLLFPVFVIMGCATVNARRDYQRAGSEVARAIGQAPLENPEDQAIADAAIAELMTDGLTADEAVKLALLNNPRARAVLLQVGMARADVVQAGLWSNPTIGFSFNLPTGGGSNQFGMNLAQNIADLWMIPSRSRAANQDLERMTLSAAQELVSLAVDTKVAYFNALAADSALSIAQDNVSLTEELLRITNARLEAGTVGSLDVNLAKGQALRAEVDARSARLESASSRRTLAALLGLTTSAKEILLNETLPMPVESELPVDRYVATALDSRLDARAARDAVEAAAARVELELASVFKNVELGFEAEHQAHRAQGGRKILADTARSSIANGQLTAPEIQSRGQRNLEDSQRIDAILGPSLSLSLPIFDQNQAQIAKARMSYLESKAMLEGLERGIVQDTREAADRLATAWNVATLYQNEVLPQAQETLDLSQATYQAGQTTILNVIDAQRSLLETRRANVAALQAAASAIAELERATARPVDELLEPAGPTTQPTETQPSGEG from the coding sequence TTGTGCCATGCAAGAGTCTATTGCTGCCGAATTCTGCTTCTGTTCCCTGTCTTTGTGATCATGGGCTGCGCGACCGTAAACGCCCGACGCGATTACCAACGTGCAGGCTCTGAGGTCGCGCGCGCCATCGGCCAGGCTCCGCTTGAGAACCCGGAAGATCAGGCCATCGCCGACGCCGCAATCGCGGAGTTGATGACTGACGGGCTTACTGCCGACGAAGCCGTGAAGCTCGCGCTGCTCAACAATCCCAGAGCGCGGGCGGTCTTGCTGCAGGTCGGCATGGCGCGTGCGGACGTGGTTCAAGCCGGCCTCTGGTCGAATCCGACTATCGGATTTTCGTTCAATCTGCCGACCGGGGGCGGATCTAATCAGTTCGGCATGAACCTGGCCCAAAACATTGCGGACCTGTGGATGATCCCATCGCGCAGCCGTGCGGCAAATCAAGACTTGGAACGGATGACACTCAGCGCCGCTCAGGAGCTGGTCTCCTTGGCGGTGGACACGAAAGTTGCATACTTCAACGCCCTGGCGGCTGATAGCGCACTTTCGATTGCGCAGGACAACGTGTCGCTGACGGAGGAGCTGCTTCGCATTACGAACGCTCGTCTGGAAGCGGGCACGGTCGGGTCACTCGATGTGAATCTCGCAAAGGGGCAGGCGCTTCGAGCCGAGGTCGATGCTCGATCGGCGCGATTGGAATCAGCAAGTTCACGCCGCACGCTGGCGGCGCTTCTGGGACTGACCACGTCGGCAAAAGAGATCTTGCTCAACGAGACGCTACCGATGCCTGTTGAGAGCGAACTGCCAGTAGACCGCTACGTGGCGACAGCGCTAGACTCGCGCCTTGATGCCCGCGCTGCTCGCGACGCGGTTGAGGCGGCTGCCGCCCGAGTCGAGCTTGAACTGGCGAGTGTCTTCAAGAACGTCGAGCTCGGATTCGAAGCGGAACACCAGGCACACCGGGCGCAGGGCGGGCGAAAGATTCTCGCCGATACGGCGAGATCGTCCATCGCAAACGGTCAACTCACCGCGCCCGAGATTCAATCGCGCGGCCAGCGAAATCTGGAAGATAGCCAGCGAATCGACGCCATTCTTGGCCCATCGCTGAGCTTGTCACTGCCCATTTTCGATCAGAACCAAGCGCAGATCGCCAAAGCCCGAATGAGCTACCTGGAAAGTAAGGCGATGCTGGAGGGCCTCGAACGGGGCATTGTGCAGGATACGCGCGAAGCTGCCGATCGCCTTGCGACTGCCTGGAACGTAGCGACCCTTTACCAGAATGAAGTCCTGCCACAAGCGCAGGAGACGCTCGATCTATCCCAGGCAACATATCAGGCGGGTCAGACCACGATTTTGAACGTCATCGATGCGCAGCGCTCGTTGCTGGAAACGCGTCGGGCGAACGTCGCAGCATTGCAGGCTGCGGCGAGCGCCATTGCTGAATTGGAACGGGCTACCGCACGTCCTGTGGATGAATTACTTGAACCGGCCGGGCCAACGACGCAGCCGACTGAAACGCAACCTTCGGGCGAGGGATAA
- a CDS encoding efflux RND transporter periplasmic adaptor subunit, translating into MAPARVAFNAEAIAHIGSTLPGRVVELAVRLGDIVTKGDLLLVVESPQLGEAQSDYLQKLIAAQTTIATVDLAKNALDRAQRLYDENRGIALDEVQKREVEFKVAQASLRTAESTAVAAENKLHVLGMTQETVTAIKASGEVNPRFPIVAPISGEVVEREVTLGELVSPEREKLLVLANIDILWVLADVPEAHLPELAQGAKAWINAGSLDPHKHEGQISYVAPMIDPHTRTVSVRVAVECEDRSLKPGMFVQVEIASTDRNNPDPAPVVAVPDIAVQTVEGETSVFVPVPGEENTFARRAVSVGKAVAGLVPVYRGLAEGEAYVASGSFLLKADLGKATAEHAH; encoded by the coding sequence GTGGCTCCAGCCAGAGTCGCGTTCAATGCGGAGGCGATTGCGCATATCGGTTCCACGTTGCCCGGCCGCGTCGTGGAATTGGCGGTCCGCCTCGGCGACATAGTGACGAAGGGGGACTTGCTGCTGGTCGTGGAAAGTCCGCAACTGGGCGAGGCTCAAAGTGATTATCTTCAAAAACTGATCGCGGCCCAGACGACGATTGCGACCGTGGACTTGGCAAAGAATGCGTTAGACCGCGCACAGCGGCTCTACGATGAAAACCGTGGCATCGCGCTGGACGAAGTGCAAAAAAGAGAGGTCGAATTCAAGGTGGCCCAAGCATCGCTTCGCACCGCAGAGTCGACCGCGGTCGCGGCAGAAAACAAGCTTCATGTGCTCGGAATGACACAGGAGACGGTAACAGCGATTAAGGCATCCGGCGAGGTCAACCCGCGCTTTCCGATCGTGGCTCCGATTTCTGGTGAGGTGGTGGAGCGCGAAGTGACGCTTGGGGAGCTTGTCAGTCCCGAACGAGAAAAACTCCTCGTGCTGGCCAACATCGATATCTTGTGGGTGCTGGCCGACGTGCCTGAGGCCCATTTGCCCGAACTTGCTCAGGGAGCCAAGGCGTGGATAAACGCTGGGAGCCTCGATCCACATAAGCACGAAGGTCAAATCTCCTATGTCGCGCCCATGATCGACCCGCACACCCGGACGGTCTCGGTTCGCGTGGCGGTGGAGTGTGAGGATCGCTCACTGAAGCCGGGCATGTTTGTGCAGGTCGAGATTGCCTCGACCGACCGTAACAATCCAGATCCTGCCCCCGTTGTGGCGGTGCCGGACATCGCGGTTCAAACCGTCGAGGGCGAGACATCGGTGTTCGTTCCTGTGCCGGGCGAAGAGAACACCTTTGCAAGGCGCGCGGTCTCAGTCGGAAAGGCCGTGGCCGGCTTGGTGCCGGTTTACCGCGGCCTGGCCGAAGGTGAAGCGTACGTCGCATCCGGAAGCTTCCTCCTGAAGGCGGACCTCGGCAAGGCGACGGCAGAGCACGCGCATTAA
- a CDS encoding isoprenylcysteine carboxylmethyltransferase family protein translates to MILDWNEWRHGNPRLFSLIVLAKRHRTVVGALLVVGVLIEHVMTRAAPVDLHRPSLRQAGGLMLIAIGLAIRLFALASIRKRRVLATSGAYSFCRHPLYLGTVAMALGLCVLLSDLKSFVLFAVYFALFYPLTILWEEFRLAERFGKRHEEYARTTPLFLPFGRFRPGTLLWPRAVRNGALGLIGITALLLACIEVMAEVMSAH, encoded by the coding sequence ATGATTCTCGACTGGAATGAATGGCGGCACGGGAACCCCCGGCTCTTCTCCCTGATTGTGCTCGCGAAGCGGCATCGAACGGTGGTCGGGGCGCTGCTGGTCGTAGGCGTTCTGATCGAGCATGTGATGACGCGGGCGGCGCCGGTCGACTTGCACCGGCCCTCCCTTCGGCAGGCCGGAGGGTTGATGTTGATTGCGATCGGTCTGGCGATCCGGCTCTTTGCGCTGGCCTCCATCCGCAAGAGGCGGGTGCTGGCCACCAGCGGCGCGTATTCCTTTTGCCGCCACCCGCTTTACTTGGGAACGGTGGCGATGGCGCTCGGTTTGTGCGTCCTTTTGTCGGACCTGAAGAGCTTCGTCCTGTTCGCAGTCTATTTCGCGCTGTTCTATCCGCTGACGATTCTGTGGGAGGAGTTCCGCCTCGCGGAGCGCTTCGGAAAGCGGCACGAGGAATATGCCCGCACGACGCCCCTTTTCCTGCCGTTCGGCAGGTTCCGACCCGGCACGTTGCTGTGGCCGCGCGCCGTGCGAAACGGCGCACTGGGATTGATCGGGATAACCGCGCTGCTGCTGGCGTGCATCGAAGTCATGGCCGAGGTGATGTCGGCACATTAA